The Christiangramia flava JLT2011 region AAGGGGAGTCAGCGGAGGTGTTTTCTGATGCGCAGATCAGCAGGATTGCAGATCAGCTCCAAAAAATGCAAAAACTTACTGAAAACAACGGAATACATTTTGTCTTTTTACCAATTCCGAATAAAGAAACAATCTATTATTCCAAGGTGCCACTTCCTAAGCGTCCGGATAATCTGGATAGGTTGTATGTGGAAATGGATAAAAGGGGAATTCCATATATCAACGTATTGGAAAAATTGTTGGATAGCAAAGAGCAAACCTACCTGCGCGGTGATAGCCATGTGAATCCTCACGGAAGTTTTCTAATTGCTTCTCAAGTAATTGATTACTATAATTCTGCCTTCTGAAAAGTTCTTGATATTTCAATATGTTTTTTGCAAGAAAAAATTATCTTTGCAGCCTGAAAAAGACCTGTTTTGTGATTAGAGAATTTGAAATCAGCAGGATAGGTTTTTAAAGTTGTTATCATAAATATTTAAAGAATTAGATAAATGTCTAAAGTCACAGGTAAAGTTGCCCAGATTATTGGTCCTGTAGTTGACGTTGTGTTCGACTCAGAAAATGCCGAACTACCAAAGATCTACGACTCTTTGGAAATCTCCAGAAAAGACGGTTCTACATTAGTGCTTGAGGTACAATCTCATATTGGTGAGGATACAGTACGAACCATTTCTATGGATTCTACTGATGGATTAAGCCGTGGAGTTGAAGTTCTTGCTACTGGAAATCCTATCCAGATGCCGGTTGGAAAAGACGTATATGGTCGTCTATTCAACGTGGTGGGTGATGCGATTGATGGTTTAGGAAACCTTCCAAAAGCTGGTGAAGATGGACTTCCGATTCACCGCCAGGCACCAAAATTTGAAGATTTATCTGTGTCTACTGAAGTGCTTTTTACAGGTATCAAGGTAATCGACCTTATTGAGCCTTATGCAAAAGGTGGTAAAATTGGTCTTTTTGGTGGTGCTGGTGTTGGTAAAACAGTACTTATTCAGGAATTGATTAATAACATTGCGAAAGGTCACGGTGGTCTTTCGGTATTTGCCGGGGTAGGTGAGCGTACTCGTGAAGGGAATGACCTTCTTCGTGAGATGCTTGAGTCTGGTATTATAAAATACGGTGATGATTTCATGCACTCTATGGAAAATGGAGGATGGGATCTTCAAAAGGTGGATAAATCAACTATGAAAGAATCGAAAGCGACTTTCGTTTTCGGACAGATGAACGAACCACCTGGAGCACGTGCACGTGTGGCCCTTTCTGGTCTTACCATTGCTGAATATTTCCGTGATGGAGCTGGAGAAGGACAGGGAAAAGACGTTCTTTTCTTCGTAGATAACATTTTTCGATTTACTCAGGCTGGTTCTGAGGTATCGGCACTTCTTGGACGTATGCCTTCTGCGGTAGGTTACCAGCCAACTCTAGCAACAGAGATGGGTGCGATGCAGGAGCGTATTACTTCTACTAAAAACGGTTCGATTACATCTGTACAGGCGGTTTATGTACCTGCAGATGACTTGACAGATCCGGCGCCGGCGACTACTTTTGCCCACCTGGATGCTACAACCGTACTTTCTCGTAAGATTGCGGAGCTAGGTATTTATCCTGCGGTAGATCCTCTTGATTCTACTTCAAGAATTCTGACTCCTGAGATTTTAGGAAAAGAGCATTACGCTTGTGCACAAAGAGTAAAAGAGTTACTTCAGCGTTATAAGGAACTTCAGGATATTATCGCGATTCTTGGTATGGAAGAACTTTCAGAAGAAGATAAGCTAGCGGTATCTCGTGCAAGACGTGTGCAGCGTTTCCTTTCTCAGCCATTCCACGTAGCAGAGCAGTTTACTGGTCTTAAAGGAGTGTTGGTAGATATTAAGGATACGATCAAAGGATTCAATATGATCATGGATGGTGAGTTGGATCACCTTCCGGAAGCAGCATTTAACTTGAAAGGTACGATCGAAGAAGCTATCGAGGCCGGAGAGAAAATGCTTGCTGAATCATAAATTGAAGTGAGATTTAGCGGTTAGAGAGCAATTGGTTCGAACCACTAACTACTCAAATACTCAATACTAAAGAATATGTATTTAGAAATAGTAACTCCAGAAGCAGTAGTTTTTCGCGCAAAAGCGAAAGCTGTGAAAGTTCCCGGACATGATGGGGAATTCCAGATGCTGAATCATCACGCGCCGATCGTTTCTACTTTAGTGGAAGGAGATGTAAAAATAGATTTGCCTTCAGGAGGTAAAAATGAGGTGAAGCCAAAAGGAGATTTGTTCCGTACTTCCACTTCAGAGCCGGATACGGTTTACTTCCATGTAAAAGGAGGAGTTTTGGAAATGAAAGATAATAAAGCCATTATTCTGGCAGATTAATATTTTCCCAATACTGAATAAACAAAAAGGCCTTTCAATTTGAAAGGCCTTTTTTATTGATCTATTTCTTGGCCAGCCAGGCTTCTCGTTTTTTTACGGCTTCCTTTTTGGCATTTCCATCAATACTGATGGTGTACTCCGGGTTTTTTCCGGGTTTTAATTCAGTTGTTTGCTCTTTATCATATCTTCGGAAGGTGATCTTCAAATTTTGATTACCTGTCATCATTTCCTGAATTTCTTCTTCTGAAGTTACTATTTTTCCATTAACTGAAACAATTTCATCACCTTTATCCAGTCCTGCCTCATATGCCGGGGAACCTTTCACCGTATTTCCTGATATATAAACTGTACTGTCTTTAGTAGTTAGTCGTGCTCCAAAGTACGGATCGTCGTTCTTCTGTTCCAGTTTCACACCAACGCTGCTTAATAATTCCTGGTAGTTTGGCATTTCACTCTCATAAATATAATTGCTAAAGAAATTATCGGCAAATTCTTTCCCGGCGTAGTCAGATAAGGTTTGCTGAATATCCTCTACATCGTAGGCCACTTCAGTCTTACCATATTTATTCCACATTTTCTTCATGAAATCATCCAGGTTCAGTTCTTTTTCTCTTAGAGAAAGATCCAGTGCTAAACCGAGAACGCTTCCGTAGGAATAGTAAGAAATGAACATATTTTCACGGTTTGTAGGGTCTACTGAAGTCGCGGCATCTACGAAAGGTGCCTGGTTGCTCATTTCTATCGGATTGAAATACTCGTGTGCTGGTGAATTCCAAACATAATTGAAAGTTCCAGCCAATCCATTGATATAATCCTCGTTTTCCGTGATCCCTGCTCTCGCGCGGATGAGTCCGTCATAGTAACTGGTGAATCCTTCGGCAAACCACAAACAATCGCTCATGTTGGTTTCGCTGAAATTAAAAGGTTCCAGTCCCTCAGGCCGAATACGTTCCACATTCCAGCAATGAAAAAATTCATGTGCTACAGTTCCGATATTTCCTTTCATCCCGCCATTTTCCAATGAACGAGTGCTGGTTAAAATGGTGCTGTTTCGATGTTCCATTCCGTCTCCTGAAGCATTGATCAGGTAGCAGGCCAGGAAAACATATTCGCCGTAATCGTAATCTGGCAATTCTCCATAAACCTGTTTTTCCTGTAAAACGATTTTTTGGACCTGGTCAAAATATTGATCAAGCTCCTCTTCGGTTCCCAGGTGATGCAAAACAAATTTGATGGTCTGGCCATCCACCTCAAATTCTCTTTCAGACCAATTGCTGATTTCCGTAGGGCTGTCCATGAAATAATAAAGATCTGGAGCCGAATATTTAGTGCCTGAAATCTTTTTCAGCTGTGTAGCGACCTTCCAGTCCAGGTCTTCTCGTAAATCAAAATCGACTTCAATCGGGCGGTCCTTTAGATCTTCGGCATACATAAAAGTCGCCGGGATATTAAGGTGGGCGTGTGTTTCATCAATTTGGGAATAGGTTCCGTCACCGCGGTTTCCAAACAAGATATATTCAATGTTGATCTCTCCATCAGTATTCTGAACTTTCCACGAATAGGGATCTGTTCTGGTAAAATCTAATTCCTCTCCTTTGCTGTTGGTGGCTTTAAATCCGTACACATTTTTGGCAAATTCATGCAGCGCATAGCGTCCCGGAGAAGAACGGCTCATCCGGACTGTTAAATCTCTTGACTTAACATTCGGGAAATGTGCTTTGATCACGGCTTCATGATGTGCGGCATTTTCAAAAGAAATTTCATAGGTATTGGTTTGTGCGGCAAGATTAAAACCGACAAATAGGAAAAGGATCAGAATTTTTTTCATGTTGCTTTTTTGAAGTGAGTCCTAAAGTAAAAAATTGTCTTCAGAAAAATGGCTTATTCCGCAGTGTATTCAAGAATATCGCCGGGCTGGCATTCCAATGCTTTACACAAAGCCTCGAGTGTCGAAAACCTTACGGCTTTGGCCTTTCCGGTTTTGAGAATGGAAAGGTTGGCTGTTGTGATATCAATGATCTCTGCCAGCTCATTACTTTTCATGCCTTTTTCTTCCAAAATTTTATCAAGATTGATTTGAATAGGCATAATTATACAGTTAGGTCGTTTTCTTCTTTTAATTGCTTTGCATTTGAAAATATACCGCTCAGATAAATAAAAAACAGGCCGATTGCAATAACGAGCCAGAAACTGCCAAAGCCTTCATCGAAATTAAT contains the following coding sequences:
- a CDS encoding M61 family metallopeptidase: MKKILILFLFVGFNLAAQTNTYEISFENAAHHEAVIKAHFPNVKSRDLTVRMSRSSPGRYALHEFAKNVYGFKATNSKGEELDFTRTDPYSWKVQNTDGEINIEYILFGNRGDGTYSQIDETHAHLNIPATFMYAEDLKDRPIEVDFDLREDLDWKVATQLKKISGTKYSAPDLYYFMDSPTEISNWSEREFEVDGQTIKFVLHHLGTEEELDQYFDQVQKIVLQEKQVYGELPDYDYGEYVFLACYLINASGDGMEHRNSTILTSTRSLENGGMKGNIGTVAHEFFHCWNVERIRPEGLEPFNFSETNMSDCLWFAEGFTSYYDGLIRARAGITENEDYINGLAGTFNYVWNSPAHEYFNPIEMSNQAPFVDAATSVDPTNRENMFISYYSYGSVLGLALDLSLREKELNLDDFMKKMWNKYGKTEVAYDVEDIQQTLSDYAGKEFADNFFSNYIYESEMPNYQELLSSVGVKLEQKNDDPYFGARLTTKDSTVYISGNTVKGSPAYEAGLDKGDEIVSVNGKIVTSEEEIQEMMTGNQNLKITFRRYDKEQTTELKPGKNPEYTISIDGNAKKEAVKKREAWLAKK
- a CDS encoding helix-turn-helix domain-containing protein is translated as MPIQINLDKILEEKGMKSNELAEIIDITTANLSILKTGKAKAVRFSTLEALCKALECQPGDILEYTAE
- a CDS encoding F0F1 ATP synthase subunit epsilon, which produces MYLEIVTPEAVVFRAKAKAVKVPGHDGEFQMLNHHAPIVSTLVEGDVKIDLPSGGKNEVKPKGDLFRTSTSEPDTVYFHVKGGVLEMKDNKAIILAD
- the atpD gene encoding F0F1 ATP synthase subunit beta: MSKVTGKVAQIIGPVVDVVFDSENAELPKIYDSLEISRKDGSTLVLEVQSHIGEDTVRTISMDSTDGLSRGVEVLATGNPIQMPVGKDVYGRLFNVVGDAIDGLGNLPKAGEDGLPIHRQAPKFEDLSVSTEVLFTGIKVIDLIEPYAKGGKIGLFGGAGVGKTVLIQELINNIAKGHGGLSVFAGVGERTREGNDLLREMLESGIIKYGDDFMHSMENGGWDLQKVDKSTMKESKATFVFGQMNEPPGARARVALSGLTIAEYFRDGAGEGQGKDVLFFVDNIFRFTQAGSEVSALLGRMPSAVGYQPTLATEMGAMQERITSTKNGSITSVQAVYVPADDLTDPAPATTFAHLDATTVLSRKIAELGIYPAVDPLDSTSRILTPEILGKEHYACAQRVKELLQRYKELQDIIAILGMEELSEEDKLAVSRARRVQRFLSQPFHVAEQFTGLKGVLVDIKDTIKGFNMIMDGELDHLPEAAFNLKGTIEEAIEAGEKMLAES